The genomic region ACCACCGAGGACGACGTCATGCTGGCCGTCCTCGAGGCGGGCGCCGAAGAGGTCGAGCCGCACGCGCAGGGCTTCGAGGTCATCACCGAGGCGACCGATCTGGTCGGGGTGCGCACCGCCCTGCAGGACGCCGGCATCGACTACGAGTCCGCCGACGTGGAGTTCGTGCCGAACCTCAAGGTCGAGATCGACGCCGACACCGCGCGCAAGATCTTCCGTCTGATCGACGCGCTCGAGGACAGCGACGACGTGCAGAACGTCTTCAGCAACTTCGACCTCTCGCCCGAGGTCCAGGCCGAACTCGAGGACGACGGCGACGAGTGACCCTGCGCGGGCGCGCCTTCACCGGCGGGCCCGCGCGTCCGCCTAGCGTGAAGTGGTGAGTTCCTCCCGCGACGGCATCCAGCGTGTGCTCGGCATCGACCCGGGCCTGACCCGGTGCGGTGTGGGGGTCGTCGACGTCCGCCCCGACCGCACCGCGACGCTCGTGCACGTCGGCGTCGTGCGCTCGGCTCCGGACGCCCCGATCGAAGACCGCCTCGCGGCCATCGCGCGTGGGATCCGCGATGTCGCGGATCTCCACGCCCCCGACGTGGTCGCCGTCGAGCGCGTGTTCGCGCAGCACAACCGCCGAAGCGTCATGGGCACGGCGCAGGCCAGCGGCGTGGCCCTCCTCGTCGCGGGCGAACGCGGGATCCCCGCCGCCACGCACACACCCAGCGAGGTCAAGGCGGCCATCACCGGCTACGGCTCGGCCGACAAGCGCCAGGTGCAGACCATGGTCGCGCGCATCCTTCGACTGGACACGCTGCCGTCCCCGGCCGACGCGGCCGACGCTCTGGCGCTCGCCCTCTGCCACGCGTGGCGCGGGCGCGGTGCCCAGGCGCCGACGGGGGTGGCGCTCACGCCCGCCCAGCGCGCGTGGGCCCAGGCCG from Microbacter sp. GSS18 harbors:
- the ruvC gene encoding crossover junction endodeoxyribonuclease RuvC — translated: MSSSRDGIQRVLGIDPGLTRCGVGVVDVRPDRTATLVHVGVVRSAPDAPIEDRLAAIARGIRDVADLHAPDVVAVERVFAQHNRRSVMGTAQASGVALLVAGERGIPAATHTPSEVKAAITGYGSADKRQVQTMVARILRLDTLPSPADAADALALALCHAWRGRGAQAPTGVALTPAQRAWAQAERGVGR